In Acidobacteriota bacterium, a single genomic region encodes these proteins:
- a CDS encoding peptide MFS transporter yields MPPSAGATVEKREFLGHPVGLYVLFFTEMWERFSYYGMRAILILYMVQYLAWSDSRAGGIYGDYTGLVYITPLLGGFLADRYLGMRRAILIGALIMAAGQGMLAFHAWPSAAGGSGAGVAPLYLGLLLLIAGNGFFKPNISTLVGQLYEPGDARRDAAFTIFYMGINIGAFLAPLVCGTLAQSENFGWHWGFGAACLGMFLGFLIFAWGQRFLGDRGHAPAPIQQREATSTSSESLPPMGMAEKMRLAWIGVVGAAVTLGFAYWSWNGSHSAVDAVRAMIWPGTVFVVIGMYVFMLGRCTRDEIGRVSVIFALGTFVMIFWAAYEQAGSSLTLFAERATRLEIFGFSFVSSNFQALPALLVILFAPVFSALWTALALKGKDPSTPVKMALGLLFNAAGFLVMVQAALLAADGQRVSPLWLSACYLLQVMGELCLSPIGLSMVTRLAPARYGAMLMGVWFLANAFAGKLAGLAGSLYESLETPTLFGGTAGILIGFGLLLLLCAPWLKRKMAS; encoded by the coding sequence ATGCCCCCGAGCGCCGGCGCCACCGTCGAAAAGCGTGAGTTTTTGGGCCACCCCGTCGGCCTGTATGTCCTGTTCTTCACCGAAATGTGGGAACGCTTCTCCTACTACGGCATGCGAGCGATCCTGATTCTCTACATGGTGCAGTACCTGGCCTGGTCCGACAGCCGGGCGGGAGGCATCTACGGCGACTACACGGGGCTGGTCTACATCACTCCCCTGCTGGGAGGTTTTCTGGCCGACCGCTACCTGGGTATGCGCCGGGCGATCCTGATCGGCGCCCTGATCATGGCGGCGGGCCAGGGCATGCTTGCGTTCCACGCCTGGCCTTCGGCGGCCGGCGGCAGCGGCGCGGGGGTCGCGCCACTCTACCTCGGACTGTTGCTGCTGATCGCGGGCAACGGATTTTTCAAGCCCAACATCTCGACCCTCGTCGGCCAACTCTACGAGCCGGGTGACGCCCGCCGGGACGCGGCGTTCACGATCTTCTACATGGGCATCAACATCGGCGCCTTCCTCGCCCCGCTGGTCTGCGGCACCCTGGCCCAGAGCGAGAACTTCGGCTGGCATTGGGGCTTCGGCGCGGCCTGCCTGGGCATGTTCCTGGGCTTCCTGATCTTCGCCTGGGGCCAGCGATTCCTGGGCGACCGCGGCCACGCTCCGGCACCCATCCAGCAACGGGAAGCCACATCCACGTCATCCGAAAGCCTGCCCCCCATGGGCATGGCCGAAAAAATGCGGCTGGCATGGATCGGCGTCGTGGGAGCCGCGGTCACCCTGGGCTTCGCCTACTGGTCCTGGAACGGCAGCCACAGCGCCGTCGACGCGGTGCGCGCGATGATCTGGCCGGGCACCGTCTTCGTCGTGATCGGCATGTACGTCTTCATGCTCGGCCGCTGCACCAGGGACGAGATCGGCCGCGTCAGCGTGATCTTCGCCCTCGGCACTTTCGTGATGATCTTCTGGGCCGCCTACGAGCAGGCCGGGTCCTCGTTGACGCTCTTCGCCGAACGCGCCACGCGCCTCGAGATCTTCGGTTTCTCCTTCGTGTCGAGCAACTTCCAGGCCCTTCCCGCGCTGCTGGTGATTCTCTTCGCCCCCGTGTTTTCGGCACTCTGGACGGCGCTGGCGCTCAAGGGAAAAGACCCGTCCACACCGGTCAAGATGGCCCTCGGATTGCTGTTCAACGCCGCGGGCTTTCTGGTCATGGTACAGGCCGCGCTGCTCGCCGCCGATGGACAGCGGGTCAGCCCCCTGTGGTTGTCGGCCTGCTACCTGCTGCAGGTGATGGGCGAGCTGTGCCTGAGCCCCATCGGCCTTTCGATGGTCACGCGCCTGGCTCCGGCCCGCTACGGGGCGATGCTGATGGGCGTCTGGTTCCTGGCCAACGCCTTCGCCGGCAAGCTCGCCGGGCTTGCCGGATCCCTGTACGAGAG